From Pandoraea vervacti, the proteins below share one genomic window:
- a CDS encoding sulfatase-like hydrolase/transferase gives MTTRKPPSPASAGLSESSASAPASDRAEASVGGTRRDTLPGPHASRRDFLKQASAAVASAGLATSAIAAPKITRHDKPTEDGYVMPQEAPAVAPKGYNILFILTDQERYFDKWPFPVPGRERLRREGVTFANHQIAACVCSPSRSVVYTGQHIQHTRVFDNCGIPWQPDMSTDLRTIGHMMRDAGYYAAYLGKWHLSGKLHHNHTPYDTPTKEYNELFKAYGFDDYFGVGDLIGRVRGGYTYDGLTTSSAVSWLRGRGAQLASERKPWFMAVNLVNPHDAMFLNTDPAGVDTQNANGPTLGNARAPKDALYDAHWDVPLAATRKQPYDAPGRPAAHGVYNASEGVLVGDYPIDDARLRVYQDYYFNCIRDCDTHVVKLLDTLRELGIDKNTIVVMSADHGDHVGAHKLVGKGPTTYREQNHVPLVIRHPAYPGGKQCAALSSHLDMTPTLLGLTGLDAAGVARVAGTAARGHDLTPLLKRPESQPVDALRPAALFNYAMLLFYDSEWVAQEYATLRQKGMPVEEIHRRVIARQPDFRHRGMIRSVFDGRYRFSRYFSPMQFNRPSTLETLFASNDVELYDLQVDPTESHNLALDRQRNGPLILAMNALLNDRLDAEVGEDRPDILPIRDGRVHFTFEKAAG, from the coding sequence ATGACAACACGCAAGCCGCCATCCCCGGCGTCCGCCGGGCTTTCCGAATCCTCTGCCTCCGCCCCCGCTTCCGACCGTGCCGAAGCATCCGTGGGCGGGACCCGGCGCGACACGCTGCCCGGCCCGCACGCGTCGCGTCGCGACTTTCTCAAGCAGGCGAGCGCCGCCGTGGCTTCGGCCGGGCTGGCAACGTCGGCCATCGCCGCGCCGAAGATTACGCGTCATGACAAGCCCACCGAGGACGGCTACGTCATGCCCCAGGAGGCCCCGGCCGTAGCGCCGAAGGGGTACAACATCCTGTTCATCCTTACGGATCAGGAACGTTACTTCGACAAGTGGCCGTTTCCCGTGCCGGGGCGGGAGCGTTTGCGTCGCGAGGGCGTAACGTTCGCGAATCACCAGATCGCCGCGTGCGTCTGTTCGCCGTCGCGCTCCGTCGTGTACACCGGCCAGCACATCCAGCACACCCGCGTGTTCGATAACTGCGGCATTCCCTGGCAGCCGGACATGTCGACGGATCTGCGCACCATCGGCCACATGATGCGCGACGCCGGGTATTACGCCGCTTATCTGGGCAAATGGCATCTGAGCGGAAAACTGCATCACAACCATACGCCGTACGACACCCCGACCAAGGAATACAACGAACTTTTCAAGGCGTACGGATTCGACGATTACTTTGGCGTTGGCGATCTGATCGGGCGTGTGCGGGGCGGTTACACCTACGATGGGCTGACTACATCGTCGGCGGTGTCGTGGCTGCGCGGTCGCGGCGCGCAATTGGCGAGCGAACGCAAGCCGTGGTTCATGGCCGTCAATCTCGTCAATCCGCACGACGCGATGTTCCTGAACACCGACCCGGCCGGCGTCGATACGCAAAACGCCAACGGCCCGACGCTGGGCAATGCCCGCGCGCCGAAAGACGCGCTCTACGACGCCCACTGGGACGTGCCGCTCGCCGCAACGCGCAAGCAACCCTACGACGCCCCGGGGCGCCCGGCGGCGCATGGCGTCTACAACGCGTCCGAGGGCGTGCTCGTGGGCGATTATCCAATCGACGACGCGCGGCTTCGGGTCTATCAGGACTATTACTTCAACTGCATTCGCGACTGCGATACGCATGTGGTGAAGTTGCTCGATACGCTGCGCGAGCTGGGCATCGACAAGAACACCATCGTGGTCATGAGCGCGGACCATGGCGACCACGTGGGCGCACACAAGCTCGTCGGCAAGGGGCCGACGACGTATCGCGAGCAGAACCATGTGCCGCTGGTCATTCGTCACCCGGCGTATCCGGGCGGCAAGCAGTGCGCCGCGTTGAGCTCGCATCTGGACATGACGCCGACGCTGCTCGGCCTGACAGGGCTCGACGCCGCCGGCGTCGCCCGGGTTGCCGGCACTGCGGCGCGCGGGCACGACCTCACGCCGTTGTTGAAGCGTCCGGAGTCACAGCCCGTCGATGCGCTGCGCCCCGCAGCACTCTTCAACTACGCCATGCTGCTGTTCTACGACAGCGAGTGGGTGGCGCAGGAATACGCGACGTTGCGGCAGAAGGGCATGCCGGTCGAGGAGATCCACCGGCGTGTGATTGCGCGACAACCGGACTTCCGTCATCGCGGCATGATCCGCAGTGTGTTCGACGGGCGTTATCGCTTCTCGCGCTACTTCTCGCCGATGCAGTTCAACCGGCCGTCCACGCTCGAAACCCTGTTTGCCAGCAACGATGTGGAACTCTACGACTTGCAGGTGGATCCGACCGAGTCGCACAACCTCGCGCTCGATCGGCAGCGCAACGGGCCATTGATTCTTGCGATGAATGCGTTGCTCAACGACCGTCTGGACGCCGAGGTCGGTGAAGACCGGCCCGATATCCTGCCGATCCGCGACGGGCGCGTGCACTTCACGTTCGAAAAGGCCGCTGGCTGA